Genomic segment of Blastocatellia bacterium:
CGCACTTATGATCATCATCTCAGGCTTGACCGCAATACTGACGGGAATCGCTCTGACCTCGATTATCTTCATTGACCACCCTCAAACCTATAACCCGAAGACCTCTCGTGCGCTGCGGTTGAAAATCCAGTCCTTCTCTTCGTTGGATATCTCCATATCCTCGACGTAGTAAACAAGAGCTCTGAACGCCGTACTTGGACCATCAGTCCCGAACAAAATCCGCCTTGCTCCGAATTCCCGGACGGCCTGCTCGACAGTAACCAGAACCTCATGACCGCTGATTTCGAGATAGATGTTTTCGGACAGCCTGATTGCTGGGAAAACGTCCAGATGTAGTTCGTGCTTGCCCATATGGCCCATGATGACCGGAACGTCAGGAAATTTCCTAGCGATGTCGGCGATAAGCAGCGGTGTGCAGTAAGGAGCTGTTCCTGAATGGATGAGAACAGGAAGCCGGAACTCAGCCGCCTTCTCGAACACCGGATATACGAGCTCATCATTCGCTGGAAAGCCTTGGACCCAAGGATGGATCTTGATACCTCGACAGCCATACTTCTCTACGGCTTCGGTTATTTTCTCCTTCACGGCTGCCGCTCCCTCGTACACGTTGGGTACGTACTGACCGAGAACACGATCCGGACGAATCTTCATCAGCTCAAATACTTCTTCGTTGCCACCATGGCGACTCTTCCAGCAACGAAAGATCATTGGCGTCAAGCTCGACGCGGCTGCCTGATGTACTTCAAACCGGTCTAGCCAGTCCAGATAGCCGTCAATGGTCCTCTTGACAAGGGCCTTATAGTCGGCGCTTCGTGGCCTCAGTGTGTAAAGGTCAATGGTGTAAAGATGAGTATGAGCATCAATGATGAACCGTTGGCCCGACATTGCTGCGGCATCCTCTTCACACCGGTCAAGCCGGTAGAGCCCGATGAGGTGAATCCCCCGGTGACTCGCCCAAGTTCAACAAGCGACGGAGGTTCCCTCCTAAAACACACCTCTTCTCCTCCTCAGTTAAGTCTGCATCCTGAATCTTTGCCAGTTGACAG
This window contains:
- a CDS encoding amidohydrolase family protein, producing the protein MSGQRFIIDAHTHLYTIDLYTLRPRSADYKALVKRTIDGYLDWLDRFEVHQAAASSLTPMIFRCWKSRHGGNEEVFELMKIRPDRVLGQYVPNVYEGAAAVKEKITEAVEKYGCRGIKIHPWVQGFPANDELVYPVFEKAAEFRLPVLIHSGTAPYCTPLLIADIARKFPDVPVIMGHMGKHELHLDVFPAIRLSENIYLEISGHEVLVTVEQAVREFGARRILFGTDGPSTAFRALVYYVEDMEISNEEKDWIFNRSAREVFGL